One Glutamicibacter mishrai genomic window carries:
- a CDS encoding VOC family protein — translation MLGPKVYIHFPGTAREALDFYQQIFGGELALYTLEEFNRTDGDPQGIAHGELTGQVCLGGADASAMDRPLRVEGMMLSLLGTAQPEVLHQWFDKLSAGGEVIDPLSDKPWGAVDGQVRDRYGVHWLIGYEPEKTE, via the coding sequence ATGCTAGGTCCCAAGGTTTATATCCACTTCCCGGGCACGGCGCGCGAAGCGCTGGACTTCTACCAGCAGATTTTCGGCGGCGAACTCGCCCTGTACACTCTTGAGGAGTTCAACCGCACCGACGGGGACCCGCAGGGCATCGCCCACGGCGAGCTGACCGGGCAGGTGTGCCTCGGCGGGGCGGATGCCTCCGCCATGGACCGCCCGTTGCGCGTCGAGGGAATGATGCTTTCGCTGCTGGGCACCGCGCAGCCAGAGGTGCTGCACCAGTGGTTCGACAAGCTCAGTGCCGGCGGCGAAGTGATCGACCCGCTCTCCGATAAGCCCTGGGGTGCTGTTGATGGGCAGGTGCGCGACCGCTATGGGGTGCACTGGCTGATCGGCTATGAACCTGAGAAGACGGAATAG
- a CDS encoding metal-sensitive transcriptional regulator, which yields MRTADEATRKRILNRLKRARGQLDAVINAVETDGSCKEVVTQLAAVSTALDRAGFAIVSTAMQHCIADPQKAAEEEDGLSIEELEKLFLSLS from the coding sequence ATGCGCACCGCTGACGAAGCAACCCGAAAGCGAATCCTCAACCGCCTCAAGCGCGCCCGTGGCCAGCTTGATGCAGTGATCAACGCAGTGGAAACCGATGGGTCTTGCAAGGAAGTGGTCACACAGCTCGCGGCGGTATCCACTGCATTGGACCGCGCCGGATTCGCAATTGTCTCGACTGCGATGCAGCACTGCATCGCAGACCCGCAGAAGGCCGCCGAAGAAGAAGACGGCCTGAGCATCGAGGAACTCGAAAAGCTATTCCTTTCCCTTTCCTGA
- a CDS encoding DUF779 domain-containing protein: MSTVTETRAAIAGEEFSRVAFTPEALELLRKLWGIHGPLMFHQSGGCCDGSSPMCYPAGEFRTGGSDILLGVLPLDDGAGGVLGEIDFWMSKEQFEYWKHTKLTVDVVTGRGSGFSVEAPEGKRFLIRSQIIEFPAS; the protein is encoded by the coding sequence ATGAGCACCGTGACCGAAACCAGGGCCGCTATTGCCGGGGAGGAATTCTCCCGGGTGGCCTTCACCCCCGAGGCCTTGGAGCTGTTGCGCAAGCTCTGGGGGATCCACGGGCCGCTGATGTTCCATCAATCCGGGGGCTGCTGCGATGGTTCCTCGCCCATGTGCTATCCGGCCGGGGAATTCCGCACGGGCGGCTCGGATATCCTGCTCGGCGTGCTGCCGCTGGATGACGGTGCCGGGGGTGTCCTGGGCGAGATCGACTTCTGGATGTCCAAGGAGCAGTTCGAATACTGGAAGCACACCAAGCTGACCGTTGACGTGGTCACCGGCCGCGGTTCCGGCTTCTCGGTGGAAGCCCCGGAGGGCAAGCGCTTCTTGATCCGCAGCCAGATCATCGAATTCCCGGCCAGCTAG